A region from the Tahibacter amnicola genome encodes:
- the cobU gene encoding bifunctional adenosylcobinamide kinase/adenosylcobinamide-phosphate guanylyltransferase, whose translation MHTLILGGARSGKSRHAELLAQQSGAEVRYIATCVPGDAEMAERVAHHRARRPAEWAVIEEPIALGSLLRREADTTRFLLVDCLTLWLSNLLCHRDPHCFARERQSLLDALSTLPGTVLFVSNEVGQGIVPMGELSRRFVDEAGRLHQDIAACVPRVIFTIAGIAVPVKPPR comes from the coding sequence GTGCATACCTTGATCCTCGGCGGCGCACGCTCGGGCAAGAGCCGTCACGCGGAACTGCTGGCGCAGCAATCGGGCGCCGAGGTCCGCTACATCGCCACCTGCGTGCCGGGTGACGCCGAAATGGCCGAACGCGTGGCACACCACCGTGCACGCCGCCCCGCCGAGTGGGCCGTCATCGAGGAACCGATTGCATTGGGTTCGCTGCTGCGCCGCGAGGCGGACACTACGCGCTTCCTGCTCGTGGACTGTCTCACGCTGTGGCTGAGCAACCTCCTGTGCCATCGGGATCCGCACTGTTTTGCGCGCGAACGACAGTCGCTACTCGATGCCCTCTCCACCCTGCCCGGCACGGTCCTGTTCGTCAGCAATGAAGTCGGCCAGGGTATCGTGCCCATGGGGGAACTCAGCCGCCGGTTTGTCGACGAGGCCGGTCGCCTTCACCAGGACATCGCCGCGTGTGTGCCCCGCGTCATCTTCACGATCGCCGGAATTGCCGTGCCGGTGAAGCCACCGCGCTGA
- a CDS encoding cobyric acid synthase yields MTARVLMVQGTTSDAGKSTLVTGLCRWLRRRGVAVAPFKPQNMALNSAVTVDGGEIGRAQAVQAQAAGLAPHTDFNPILLKPTTDIGAQVIVHGRAVATLQAQAYHDYKRIAREAVLASHQRLVERYDAVIVEGAGSPAEINLRANDIANMGYAEMVDCPVILIADIDRGGVFAHIVGTLALLSSTERDRVVGFVINRFRGDLALLQPGLDWLEQETGKPVLGVLPYLMDLHIDAEDALPRTATGSTDAALRVVIPALPRISNHTDFDALRLHPQVAVTYVGPGQPVPPADLIVLPGSKAVRADLHWLRQNGWETALQRHLRYGGKVIGICGGLQMLGTHVHDPDGIEGPAGSTPGFSWLDLETVLEPEKQLRNVRGRLAQSDAPVTGYEIHCGISTGPALARPALHLDARGPDGARSADDQILATYVHGVFDSPPACQAILRWAGLSQPQSLDMVALRERGIDRLADAVQEHLDIPRLERLLAVDASPCIP; encoded by the coding sequence ATGACCGCGCGTGTCCTGATGGTGCAAGGCACCACCTCCGATGCCGGCAAGAGCACGCTGGTTACCGGCCTGTGCCGCTGGCTGCGCCGCCGCGGCGTCGCCGTCGCGCCGTTCAAGCCGCAGAACATGGCGCTTAATTCGGCTGTCACGGTCGACGGCGGCGAGATCGGTCGCGCCCAGGCGGTGCAGGCACAGGCCGCCGGATTGGCGCCGCACACCGATTTCAATCCGATCCTGCTCAAGCCCACGACCGACATTGGCGCACAGGTGATCGTGCACGGTCGCGCCGTGGCCACGCTGCAGGCACAGGCGTATCACGACTACAAGAGAATCGCACGGGAGGCCGTGCTGGCGTCGCATCAGCGCCTGGTCGAGCGCTATGACGCCGTGATCGTCGAAGGGGCCGGCAGCCCGGCCGAGATCAACCTGCGCGCCAACGACATCGCCAACATGGGCTATGCCGAAATGGTGGACTGTCCGGTGATCCTGATCGCCGACATCGACCGCGGCGGTGTGTTCGCTCATATCGTCGGCACGCTCGCCCTGTTATCCAGCACGGAGCGCGACCGTGTAGTTGGCTTCGTGATCAATCGCTTCCGTGGCGACCTGGCCTTGCTGCAGCCCGGCCTGGACTGGCTGGAACAGGAGACAGGCAAGCCGGTCCTGGGTGTGCTTCCCTACCTGATGGATCTGCATATCGACGCCGAGGATGCCCTGCCCCGCACTGCTACGGGCAGCACCGACGCAGCGCTGCGCGTGGTGATCCCGGCACTGCCGCGCATCAGCAACCACACGGATTTCGATGCACTGCGCCTGCATCCCCAGGTCGCCGTTACCTATGTGGGGCCTGGCCAGCCGGTTCCGCCGGCAGACCTGATCGTTCTGCCCGGTTCCAAGGCGGTGCGCGCCGACCTGCACTGGCTGCGCCAGAACGGCTGGGAGACAGCCCTGCAGCGCCACTTGCGCTACGGCGGGAAAGTCATCGGCATCTGCGGCGGGCTGCAGATGCTCGGCACGCACGTACACGACCCCGATGGTATCGAAGGTCCGGCCGGCAGCACGCCCGGCTTCAGCTGGCTCGACCTCGAAACCGTCCTGGAGCCGGAAAAGCAGCTGCGCAACGTGCGTGGACGGCTGGCACAAAGTGATGCGCCCGTGACAGGCTACGAGATTCACTGCGGCATCAGCACGGGCCCGGCCTTGGCACGGCCGGCGCTGCATCTGGATGCGCGGGGTCCTGACGGCGCGCGCTCGGCGGACGACCAGATTCTCGCCACCTATGTGCATGGCGTCTTCGACTCGCCTCCGGCTTGCCAGGCGATCCTGCGATGGGCCGGATTGTCGCAGCCGCAATCGCTGGACATGGTCGCGCTGCGGGAGCGCGGCATCGACCGCCTGGCCGACGCGGTGCAGGAACACCTCGACATTCCTCGCCTGGAGCGACTGCTCGCCGTGGACGCATCCCCGTGCATACCTTGA
- the btuB gene encoding TonB-dependent vitamin B12 receptor, with protein MKLNLLSAAVIALLALPHAASAATGDEELDDVIVTATRTAVTVDDTLAPVNVITRADIERLQARSLQDLLRGLPGVSVSNSGGPGRNTSLFLRGTESDHVLVLIDGIKVGSATSGNVAFQDLPVEQIERIEIVRGPRSSLYGSEALGGVIQIFTRRAHGEFAPHFSVGYGSENSREAAAGLSLAGDQGWFAANAAYSDTDGFNACNGKPFPGGAGCFTYEPDNDAYRNVSGALRGGWRFSEAVEAEANILRTEGHNYFDGTFVNESQYRQQVIGTKLTVTPSEAFKLTVTAGRNNDDSDNLLNGVFSSKFNTRRDSLSVQGDITLAPHHLLTLGGDRVDDKVDSTTTFDERSREDIGVFAQYQGQFGRHDVQLSARNDDNEQFGSHATGGAAWGYGLTENLRLVTSYGTAFKAPTFNELYYPNFGNPTLQPEESRSFEVGLRGQAGNLRWSVDAFHTRADELIAYDASISKPGNVEEATLRGIEASVGAQFGDWSIDASATGLDPQNDANNSYKGNDLPRRARVSGRVDVDRAVGDFRFGLTFAGEGRRYDDLANTRSLGGYGTVDLRAEYALAPDWLVQAKVVNIADHDYTTAAFYNQPGRSHFVTLRYRPAR; from the coding sequence ATGAAACTGAACCTGCTTTCCGCCGCAGTGATCGCGCTGCTGGCCCTGCCCCATGCTGCCTCCGCCGCCACCGGCGACGAAGAACTCGACGATGTCATCGTCACCGCGACACGCACCGCCGTTACGGTCGACGACACGCTCGCGCCGGTCAATGTGATCACCCGCGCCGACATCGAGCGCCTGCAGGCCCGGTCGCTACAGGATCTGTTGCGCGGCCTGCCCGGCGTGTCGGTTTCCAACAGCGGCGGGCCCGGCAGGAACACCTCCCTGTTCCTGCGCGGCACCGAATCGGATCACGTCCTGGTGCTGATCGACGGCATCAAGGTCGGCTCCGCCACCTCCGGCAATGTGGCCTTCCAGGATCTGCCGGTCGAGCAGATCGAACGCATTGAAATCGTCCGCGGCCCCCGTTCGAGTCTCTACGGTTCCGAGGCGCTCGGCGGCGTCATCCAGATCTTTACCCGGCGCGCCCACGGCGAATTCGCCCCGCACTTCAGTGTGGGCTATGGCTCGGAAAACTCCCGCGAGGCCGCTGCCGGCCTGAGCCTGGCGGGCGACCAGGGCTGGTTCGCCGCCAATGCCGCCTACTCGGACACCGATGGCTTCAACGCCTGCAACGGCAAGCCCTTCCCCGGCGGCGCCGGCTGCTTCACCTATGAACCGGACAACGACGCCTACCGAAATGTCTCCGGCGCGCTGCGCGGCGGCTGGCGCTTCAGCGAGGCAGTCGAGGCGGAAGCCAACATCCTGCGTACGGAAGGCCACAACTACTTTGACGGCACCTTCGTCAACGAAAGCCAGTACCGCCAGCAGGTGATCGGCACCAAGCTCACCGTCACGCCGTCCGAGGCGTTCAAGCTCACTGTCACGGCGGGCCGCAACAATGACGATTCGGACAACCTGCTCAACGGCGTCTTCTCAAGCAAGTTCAATACGCGCCGCGACAGCCTCTCCGTACAGGGCGACATTACCCTGGCCCCGCATCACCTGCTGACCCTGGGTGGCGACCGGGTCGACGACAAGGTCGACAGCACCACCACCTTCGACGAACGCTCGCGCGAGGACATCGGCGTGTTCGCCCAGTACCAGGGCCAGTTCGGGCGCCATGACGTGCAGCTGTCGGCGCGCAATGACGACAACGAGCAATTCGGCAGCCACGCTACCGGCGGTGCTGCCTGGGGCTACGGGCTCACCGAAAATCTGCGCCTGGTGACCAGCTACGGCACGGCCTTCAAGGCACCGACCTTCAACGAACTGTACTACCCGAACTTCGGAAACCCGACGCTGCAGCCGGAAGAATCACGCTCGTTCGAGGTGGGCCTGCGCGGCCAGGCGGGCAACCTGCGCTGGTCGGTCGATGCATTCCATACCCGCGCGGACGAGCTGATCGCCTATGACGCGTCCATTTCCAAGCCGGGCAATGTCGAGGAAGCAACCCTGCGCGGTATCGAAGCCAGCGTGGGCGCGCAGTTCGGCGACTGGTCCATCGACGCCAGCGCCACCGGCCTCGATCCACAGAACGATGCGAACAATAGCTACAAGGGCAACGATCTGCCGCGTCGCGCCCGCGTGTCCGGCCGCGTCGACGTGGATCGCGCCGTCGGCGACTTCCGCTTCGGCCTGACGTTCGCCGGCGAAGGCCGTCGCTACGACGACCTGGCCAATACCCGTAGCCTCGGCGGCTATGGCACGGTTGACCTGCGCGCCGAGTACGCCCTGGCCCCCGACTGGCTGGTCCAGGCCAAGGTGGTCAACATCGCCGACCACGACTACACGACCGCGGCGTTCTACAATCAGCCCGGTCGTAGCCATTTCGTGACGCTGCGCTATCGTCCCGCCCGCTGA
- the cobT gene encoding nicotinate-nucleotide--dimethylbenzimidazole phosphoribosyltransferase, whose protein sequence is MSLQWLQQPAKPVDISSRDAAAARQDDLTKPRGALGGLEALAIQLAGLQARPCPAIDRVHITVFAADHGIASAGVSAYPQVVTGEMVRNFASGGAAISVLARQLAATLDVVNLGTVNDPGEIAGVRRAIIAPSTANFLDQAAMSDDQLVRALDEGAQAVRRAQSAGSELFIGGEMGIGNTTAATALACVLLEAGPPEITGAGTGLDEEGVRHKAEIIARAVAFHRGFVADPLEALRRLGGFEIAALVGSYVSAAQHGIVVLVDGFISSVAALAAVAINPGCREWMLFAHRSAERGHQRVLDALAANPLLDLGMRLGEGSGAALAVPIVRLACALARDMATFSQAGVSNRD, encoded by the coding sequence ATGTCGTTGCAGTGGTTGCAGCAACCCGCCAAGCCCGTCGACATCAGCAGCCGTGACGCCGCAGCGGCACGCCAGGATGACCTCACCAAGCCCCGTGGCGCCCTGGGCGGACTGGAAGCATTGGCGATCCAGCTGGCCGGCCTGCAGGCGCGCCCCTGCCCGGCGATCGATCGCGTGCACATTACGGTGTTTGCCGCCGACCACGGCATCGCGTCCGCAGGCGTTTCGGCCTATCCACAGGTAGTGACCGGCGAAATGGTGCGGAATTTTGCCAGCGGCGGCGCGGCGATCAGCGTGCTGGCGCGCCAGCTGGCCGCTACGCTCGACGTGGTGAACCTGGGAACGGTAAACGACCCCGGCGAGATCGCCGGCGTGCGCCGCGCCATCATCGCTCCCTCCACGGCCAACTTCCTCGACCAGGCCGCCATGTCAGACGACCAGTTGGTCCGCGCGCTGGACGAAGGCGCACAGGCCGTGCGGCGCGCACAGTCGGCCGGCTCGGAACTGTTCATTGGTGGAGAAATGGGTATCGGCAACACGACTGCAGCCACGGCGCTGGCTTGCGTCTTGCTCGAAGCAGGCCCGCCGGAGATCACAGGCGCCGGCACGGGACTTGACGAGGAGGGAGTGCGCCACAAAGCCGAGATCATCGCCCGGGCGGTCGCATTCCATCGCGGGTTTGTCGCCGATCCCCTGGAAGCCCTGCGTCGGCTCGGCGGATTTGAGATTGCAGCACTCGTCGGCAGCTACGTGAGTGCCGCGCAACACGGTATCGTGGTGCTCGTTGATGGATTCATCAGCTCGGTAGCGGCCTTGGCCGCCGTTGCCATCAATCCCGGTTGCCGCGAATGGATGCTCTTTGCCCATCGCTCCGCCGAGCGCGGTCACCAGCGCGTACTCGATGCACTGGCGGCAAATCCCCTGCTCGATCTCGGCATGCGCCTGGGCGAAGGCAGTGGCGCGGCACTGGCCGTGCCCATCGTGCGCCTGGCCTGCGCCCTTGCGCGCGATATGGCCACGTTCTCGCAGGCCGGCGTGAGCAACCGCGACTGA
- the cobO gene encoding cob(I)yrinic acid a,c-diamide adenosyltransferase: protein MESDARAQRHRERMQRKKALVDAGIARATIERGIIVVNTGNGKGKSSSGFGMVARALGHGLHVGVVQFIKGSFSTGEEAFFRRFPGEVSYHVMGEGFTWETQDRERDIRAAQKAWQLAADMLSDPELDLVLLDELNIALKYQYVDVADVIAALTSRPPNQHVVITGRAAPQALVDIADTVTEMQVVKHAFAAGIKAQKGIEL from the coding sequence ATGGAAAGCGACGCACGCGCGCAGCGCCACCGCGAGCGGATGCAGCGCAAGAAAGCCCTCGTGGACGCGGGTATTGCCCGCGCCACGATCGAGCGCGGCATCATCGTGGTGAACACCGGCAACGGCAAAGGCAAGAGTTCCTCGGGCTTCGGCATGGTCGCGCGCGCGCTCGGCCACGGCTTGCACGTCGGTGTCGTGCAGTTCATCAAGGGCAGTTTCTCCACCGGCGAAGAGGCCTTTTTCCGGCGCTTTCCCGGGGAAGTCAGCTACCACGTGATGGGTGAGGGCTTCACCTGGGAAACGCAGGACCGCGAACGCGACATCCGCGCGGCGCAGAAAGCCTGGCAGCTGGCAGCCGACATGCTCAGCGATCCCGAACTCGATCTGGTCCTGCTGGACGAGCTCAATATCGCGCTCAAGTACCAGTACGTCGACGTTGCCGACGTCATCGCGGCGTTGACCAGCCGGCCGCCCAACCAGCACGTTGTCATCACCGGGCGTGCGGCGCCACAGGCACTGGTGGATATCGCCGACACGGTCACCGAGATGCAGGTGGTCAAGCACGCCTTCGCAGCAGGCATCAAGGCGCAGAAGGGAATCGAACTGTAG
- the cbiB gene encoding adenosylcobinamide-phosphate synthase CbiB → MWSVALLAFAIDALIGEPRRWHPLVGFGRWARALEDCLYANRRRRGLVALGLAVLPPVLLVTLLSFIPSMATLVSVLALYAAIGLRSLHEHGYAVAHALETGDLDQARTCLSHIVSRDTAALEPSQVAAGATESVLENGNDAVFGAFFWFLLAGAPGVVFYRLVNTLDAMWGYRNSRYGRFGWAAARLDDVLNWIPARLTALTYAVCGRYRRALACWRTQAPAWDSPNAGPVMAAGAGALGVRLGGPAPYEGQWHDRPMLGEGSEPESGHVHDALSLVRRGAVLWLILVFLVEWSGLAHWMLHA, encoded by the coding sequence ATCTGGAGCGTGGCCCTGCTGGCGTTTGCGATCGATGCCCTCATCGGTGAACCGCGGCGATGGCACCCACTGGTCGGCTTCGGCCGCTGGGCTCGCGCGCTGGAGGATTGCCTGTACGCCAATCGTCGTCGTCGCGGCCTGGTGGCACTGGGGCTGGCCGTCCTCCCGCCGGTGCTGCTGGTGACCCTGCTCTCATTCATCCCGTCGATGGCGACTCTCGTCAGCGTCCTCGCCTTGTATGCAGCCATCGGCCTGCGCAGCCTGCACGAACACGGGTATGCCGTCGCGCACGCGCTGGAGACCGGTGACCTGGACCAGGCGCGCACCTGCCTGTCGCACATTGTCAGCCGCGACACGGCAGCGCTCGAGCCATCGCAGGTCGCCGCCGGCGCTACGGAATCCGTACTGGAAAACGGCAACGACGCCGTGTTCGGTGCGTTCTTCTGGTTTCTGCTCGCCGGCGCACCCGGCGTCGTCTTTTATCGACTGGTCAACACGCTGGACGCCATGTGGGGCTACCGGAACAGCCGTTACGGTCGCTTCGGCTGGGCCGCGGCGCGCCTGGACGACGTGCTCAACTGGATCCCCGCCCGGCTGACGGCCCTGACTTATGCGGTATGCGGCCGGTATCGCCGTGCCCTGGCGTGCTGGCGCACCCAGGCACCCGCGTGGGACAGCCCCAACGCCGGGCCGGTGATGGCGGCCGGTGCCGGCGCCCTCGGGGTTCGCCTCGGCGGCCCTGCGCCCTACGAAGGGCAGTGGCACGATCGTCCCATGCTGGGCGAGGGCTCGGAACCGGAATCCGGGCACGTGCATGACGCGCTGTCACTGGTGCGGCGCGGCGCCGTCCTGTGGCTGATCCTCGTTTTCCTGGTCGAATGGTCGGGCCTGGCCCACTGGATGCTCCATGCTTGA
- the cobD gene encoding threonine-phosphate decarboxylase CobD produces the protein MLEHGGRLLRAARQYGIDATQWLDLSTGINPDGWPVPDIPAAVWRRLPDDDDPLETVAAAYYGAPRVLAVAGSQAAIQALPRLRRRSRVGVIAPGYAEHAHGWSRAGHDVLRCPAQDLFESAHRFDVVVLIHPNNPGGETFDRNALLHLHQTLAMRGGWLVVDEAFMDMSPDVSLAPDTDREGLVVLRSPGKFFGLAGARAGFVAATAFLLAQLRVELGPWTVAAPTRWLLRQALEDKAWQDAARDRLQRDGARLTQLLGEHGLPPDGGTALFQWIRTPYSREIHEQLARMGILTRLFDEPPSLRFGLPGDDAGWHRLGTALAQLPQTLRSPCA, from the coding sequence ATGCTTGAACACGGTGGCCGCCTGCTGCGCGCAGCCCGCCAATACGGGATCGATGCCACGCAGTGGCTCGACCTCTCGACCGGCATCAATCCTGACGGCTGGCCGGTGCCGGACATCCCCGCCGCGGTGTGGCGGCGTCTGCCGGACGATGACGACCCGCTGGAAACGGTTGCCGCGGCGTACTACGGAGCGCCCCGGGTGCTGGCTGTCGCCGGCTCGCAAGCCGCGATCCAGGCGCTGCCGCGGCTGCGGAGGCGGTCGCGGGTGGGCGTCATCGCGCCCGGCTATGCGGAACACGCGCACGGCTGGAGCCGCGCCGGCCACGATGTGCTGCGTTGTCCGGCACAGGACCTGTTCGAATCCGCGCACCGCTTCGACGTCGTCGTACTGATCCACCCCAACAACCCCGGCGGCGAGACATTCGATCGCAACGCCCTGCTCCACTTGCATCAGACGCTGGCGATGCGCGGTGGATGGCTGGTGGTCGACGAGGCGTTCATGGACATGAGTCCCGACGTCTCGCTGGCGCCCGACACCGATCGCGAAGGCCTGGTAGTGCTTCGATCACCCGGAAAATTCTTCGGGCTGGCCGGTGCCCGCGCGGGATTCGTCGCCGCAACGGCGTTCCTGCTGGCGCAGCTGCGCGTCGAGCTGGGTCCCTGGACCGTTGCTGCGCCGACACGCTGGCTGCTCCGCCAGGCACTGGAGGACAAGGCCTGGCAAGACGCCGCTCGCGACCGGCTCCAGCGTGACGGTGCGCGGCTGACGCAGCTGCTCGGCGAACACGGATTGCCGCCCGACGGCGGCACCGCCCTGTTCCAGTGGATCCGAACACCGTATTCCCGCGAAATCCACGAGCAGCTGGCGCGCATGGGCATCCTCACCCGCTTGTTCGACGAACCGCCCAGCCTGCGTTTCGGACTGCCGGGCGACGACGCCGGATGGCACCGGCTCGGCACCGCGCTCGCACAGCTACCCCAGACGTTGCGGAGTCCCTGCGCATGA